A genome region from Verrucomicrobiota bacterium includes the following:
- a CDS encoding glycosyltransferase family 4 protein, with amino-acid sequence DALQLLVIGRVGPEKNAFCLMEALKILGQRNKTIPFVRWVGGKDTSTRGLQYWERIRQWMEGNPDLRARWEWMGERQEAPALLATADALVLCSFYEGLPNVVCEAFAMGRIVLASHVCEHPRLVADGVRGFLFDPSRPETLADAIERLEGLDAERWSSMSASARSYAEQHLKVDRMVLEFEQLLLRCIEERR; translated from the coding sequence TGACGCCCTTCAATTGCTGGTGATCGGCCGGGTCGGCCCGGAGAAGAACGCGTTCTGCCTCATGGAGGCGCTCAAGATTCTTGGACAGCGAAACAAGACGATTCCCTTCGTCCGGTGGGTCGGAGGCAAGGACACCAGCACGCGAGGATTGCAGTACTGGGAGCGCATCCGTCAGTGGATGGAAGGAAATCCTGACCTTCGGGCGCGTTGGGAGTGGATGGGGGAGCGTCAGGAGGCGCCGGCTCTCCTGGCGACGGCTGATGCCTTGGTGTTGTGTTCATTTTATGAGGGTCTGCCCAATGTGGTGTGCGAGGCATTCGCGATGGGGCGAATCGTTCTCGCCTCTCATGTCTGCGAGCATCCGAGGCTCGTGGCGGACGGGGTCAGAGGATTTCTTTTTGATCCGAGCCGGCCGGAGACACTCGCGGATGCGATCGAACGGTTGGAGGGTTTGGATGCGGAGCGTTGGTCGAGCATGTCGGCGAGCGCACGAAGCTATGCGGAGCAACATCTGAAGGTGGATCGAATGGTCCTCGAATTCGAACAACTCCTTCTTCGCTGCATTGAGGAGAGGCGTTAG